From Nicotiana tabacum cultivar K326 chromosome 15, ASM71507v2, whole genome shotgun sequence, the proteins below share one genomic window:
- the LOC142169688 gene encoding uncharacterized protein LOC142169688, giving the protein MAFMKDEKVLLRVSPIKEVMRIWKKGKLSQRFIDPFKVLERDGKVALPPNLLGVHPVFYDFMLQKYHEHKLHIFDFSTMQLDENLAYEEELVDIFDRQVQKLRSKVIA; this is encoded by the coding sequence ATGGCATTTATGAAAGATGAGAAGGTTCTTCTTAGAGTTTCTCCTATAAAGGAAGTGATGAGAAtttggaagaagggcaagttgagccagAGGTTTATTGATCCATTTAAGGTGTTGGAGAGAGATGGCAAGGTTGCTTTGCCTCCTAATCTTTTGGGAGTTCACCCGGTGTTCTATGATtttatgcttcagaagtatcatgaACATAAGTTGCATATATTTGACTTCAGTACAATGCAGTTAGATGAGAATCTGGCTTATGAAGAAGAACTGGTGGACATTTTTGATAGACAAGTTCAGAAGCTGAGGTCTAAAGTTATTGCATAG